From Nicotiana tabacum cultivar K326 chromosome 15, ASM71507v2, whole genome shotgun sequence, the proteins below share one genomic window:
- the LOC107805316 gene encoding importin beta-like SAD2 has protein sequence MDFQSLAIILRGALSPNSDERKAAEESLNQFQYTPQHLVRLLQIIVDGSTDMAVQEVASILYKNFIAKNWSPHDPGEQSKILPGDKEMVRQNVLISVAQVPSLLRVQLGESLKTMIYADYPEKWPTLLRWVKHNLLDQQVSGVLFVLRILSRKYECRLDEERTPVYHIVEETFPHLHSIFNRLVQIANPSIEVAELIKLICKIFWSSIYLEIPKKLFDPNVFNAWLVLFLNILERPVPLVGQPTDPEIRKSWEWWKVKKWIVRILNRLSLWFGDVKLQTPDNEAQTFQENYAGNFFECHLNLLNVLRGGCYLPDRVTHLVLQYLSNSISKSNMYILLQPRLDIVLFEIIFPLMCFNDNDQKLWEEDPHEYVRKSYDVIEDSYSPRAAARDFVTELVRKRGIKNLQKFMLFIVEIFKRYEEAAPEYKPYRQKDGALFAIGTLCYKLKHTEPYKSDLELMLVQHVFPEFSCPVGHLRAKAAWIAGEYAHLNFSDPNNFRKALHFVVAGVHDPDLPVRVDSVCALRTFVDACRDLNEIRHILPQLLDAHSEIYKLMNEVENGDVVFTLETIVYKFGVEMAPYAHRLCHNLAAAFWKYINTAEDDDDGDDPGSPVAFGCLRAIGTIIESISHLPHLFVHIEPTLVPIMRRMLTTDGQEIFKEVTEIVSFMTFFPPTISMEMWSLWPLMMEALLDWAIDFFPNILVSLDNYISRSTAHFLTCKDPDYQQSLWNMISSVMGDESLEDGIIEPAPKLIQVLFQNSKGQVDHWVEPYIRITIKRLRQTEKPYLKCLLIQVIAVTLYYNGSMTLNILQKLGVATEIFNLWFEMLGQTKKSGAQVNFKREHDKKVCCLGLLSLLSLPADQLPEETLGRIFKAILDLLVVYKDQVAAANEEEAEDDDNMDGGLQTEEGDEADSNRIIKLAAQAKAFRAIDEDPFILFMETIKAMQASDQLRYQSLTQNLDFHYQALADSIAQHAEQRRVEIDKEKMEKESTTVAS, from the exons ATGGATTTTCAAAGTTTGGCCATAATTCTTCGCGGAGCACTTAGTCCCAACAGCGATGAACGTAAAGCTGCTGAAGAGAGTCTTAATCAG TTCCAATACACTCCCCAACATTTGGTGAGATTACTGCAAATCATAGTAGATGGGTCTACTGACATGGCTGTCCAGGAGGTGGCTAGCATTCTTTATAAGAACTTCATTGCAAAGAATTGGTCGCCTCATGATCCTG GTGAGCAATCAAAAATTCTGCCAGGTGATAAAGAAATGGTGAGGCAAAATGTTCTCATTTCTGTTGCACAAGTTCCCTCATTGCTGAG AGTACAGTTGGGAGAATCCCTAAAGACAATGATATATGCAGACTATCCAGAGAAGTGGCCTACGCTTTTGCGTTGGGTGAAGCATAATTTACTGGACCAGCAAGTTTCTGGCGTCTTGTTTGTCCTGAGAATTCTTTCTAGGAAATACGA ATGCAGATTAGATGAGGAGAGGACACCCGTTTATCACATTGTTGAGGAAACATTTCCACATCTTCATAGTATATTTAACAGGCTTGTTCAGATAGCGAATCCGTCAATTGAAGTAGCGGAGTTGATCAAGCTCATCTGCAAAATATTCTGGTCATCTATATAT TTGGAGATTCCAAAGAAGTTGTTTGATCCAAATGTATTCAATGCTTGGCTAGTTCTTTTTCTGAATATATTGGAGAGGCCCGTTCCTTTGGTAGGCCAACCAACTGATCCTGAGATAAGGAAATCATGGGAATGGTGGAAGGTGAAAAAGTGGATTGTTCGCATATTAAATCGACTTTCCTTGTG GTTTGGAGATGTGAAACTTCAAACCCCAGACAATGAAGCTCAAACGTTTCAGGAGAATTATGCTGGGAATTTTTTTGAATGTCACCTTAATTTGTTGAATGTTTTACGTGGCGGTTGTTATTTGCCTGATAGAGTGACCCACCTCGTTTTGCAATATCTAAGCAATAG CATCTCCAAGAGTAACATGTACATCTTGTTGCAACCACGACTTGATATTGTTCTTTTTGAGATCATATTTCCACTTATGTGCTTCAATGATAATGATCAAAAGCTTTGGGAGGAAGATCCTCATGAATATGTGAGGAAGAGTTATG ATGTAattgaggattcatatagtcCTAGAGCTGCTGCGAGGGATTTTGTAACCGAGTTAGTGAGAAAGCGTGGTATAAAGAACCTTCAAAAATTTATGCTGTTCATTGTGGAAATTTTTAAGAGatat GAGGAGGCAGCTCCAGAATACAAGCCCTATAGGCAGAAAGATGGAGCCCTTTTTGCAATTGGAACTCTATGTTACAAACTAAAACATACTGAACCATACAAGTCTGATCTTGAGCTTATGCTTGTACAGCATGTTTTCCCGGAGTTCAGCTGTCCCGTGGGCCATCTTCGAGCCAAG GCAGCTTGGATTGCTGGAGAATATGCCCATTTAAACTTCTCAGATCCAAATAACTTCCGGAAAGCGTTACACTTTGTGGTGGCTGGAGTGCATGACCCTGACCTCCCAGTTCGTGTTGATTCTGTTTGTGCTTTACGTACCTTTGTTGATGCGTGCAGAG ATTTGAATGAAATCCGGCACATTCTTCCTCAACTACTAGATG CGCATTCAGAAATTTACAAACTAATGAATGAAGTTGAGAATGGCGATGTTGTATTTACCCTTGAGACTATTGTGTACAAGTTTGGTGTGGAGATGGCTCCTTATGCTCATCGGTTATGCCATAATCTG GCTGCTGCATTTTGGAAATATATTAACACGGCTGAAGATGATGACGATGGTGATGATCCTGGTTCTCCGGTTGCATTTGGATGTTTGCGAGCCATAGGCACAATCATTGAGTCAATTAGCCATCTGCCACACCTCTTTGTTCACATTGAGCCGACACTTGTCCCAATAATGCGTAGGATGCTGACTACTGATGGACAAG AGATCTTCAAAGAAGTTACGGAAATTGTCTCATTTATGACATTTTTCCCGCCAACAATATCCATGGAAATGTGGAGTCTTTGGCCATTAATGATGGAAGCACTTCTAGACTGGGCTATTGACTTCTTTCCAA ATATTCTGGTTTCtttagacaactatatatccaggAGCACTGCCCACTTCCTAACATGCAAAGATCCAGACTACCAACAAAGTCTTTGGAATATGATTTCATCT GTCATGGGAGATGAGAGTTTGGAGGATGGGATCATTGAGCCAGCACCAAAGCTTATCCAAGTTCTATTCCAGAACAGCAAGGGACAGGTAGATCATTGGGTTGAGCCATATATCAGAATAACAATCAAGCGTCTTCGTCAAACTGAGAAACCATATCTGAAGTGCCTCTTGATCCAAGTG ATTGCTGTTACTCTTTATTACAATGGGTCCATGACACTCAACATACTTCAAAAGCTTGGTGTTGCTACAGAGATCTTTAATCTTTGGTTTGAGATGTTGGGACAAACTAAAAAAAGTGGAGCTCAGGTTAACTTTAAAAG GGAACATGACAAGAAGGTTTGCTGCTTGGGCTTGCTATCTTTACTCTCTCTTCCGGCAGATCAACTGCCAGAGGAAACCTTAGGGCGTATTTTCAAAGCGATTCTTGATCTGCTTGTTGTCTATAAGGATCAAGTAGCAG CTGCTAACGAAGAGGAAGCTGAAGATGATGATAACATGGATGGAGGATTGCAAACCGAGGAAGGAGATGAAGCTGACAGCAATAGGATTATAAAATTGGCTGCGCAG GCAAAGGCTTTCCGTGCTATTGACGAGGACCCATTCATTCTCTTTATGGAAACTATCAAAG CAATGCAAGCATCTGATCAATTGAGGTACCAGAGCCTCACCCAAAATTTGGACTTCCATTATCAAGCGCTGGCAGATAGCATTGCTCAGCATGCTGAGCAGAGAAGAGTAGAGATTGATAAGGAGAAAATGGAGAAGGAATCAACGACCGTTGCTTCATGA